A stretch of Ranitomeya variabilis isolate aRanVar5 chromosome 3, aRanVar5.hap1, whole genome shotgun sequence DNA encodes these proteins:
- the LOC143817820 gene encoding odorant receptor 131-2-like, translating to MNLEVLRTSVFIPTFLCFFFFLYFIAVMLSIFLKSPSARESARYVLFAHMLINDTVYLALGIFLFAFYFYPITFPVPFCYILVIMSSTTLKVTPFNLAAMSLERYIAICYPLRHGEFCTVHRCGIAILVMWTIVLIPHIVDVIILIFSVERAYFLLYLKCGRINLGFTPAQEIIRVFSNAFTFSLVGLIIIFTYAKIMMVAVKMNSGKASASKAGKTIILHAFQLLLCMTSLTYRIVEMQFLDNIVLLAIIIFCFFMCLPRLISPLIYGIRDELFSSNMKKYFFCNRLKMSFRKS from the coding sequence ATGAACCTAGAGGTCCTGAGAACAAGTGTTTTTATCCCGACGTTCCTCTGCTTCTTTTTCTTCTTGTATTTCATAGCTGTGATGTTGAGCATCTTCCTCAAGAGTCCGAGTGCTCGGGAAAGTGCCCGCTATGTCCTGTTTGCCCACATGCTTATTAATGACACTGTGTATCTCGCTCTTGGAATTTTTCTCTTTGCGTTTTACTTTTATCCAATCACTTTTCCCGTGCCCTTCTGTTACATTCTCGTCATAATGTCTTCGACGACTCTGAAGGTCACGCCATTCAACCTGGCAGCCATGTCCTTGGAGCGCTACATAGCCATATGCTACCCGCTAAGACACGGAGAGTTCTGCACAGTGCACAGGTGCGGTATCGCTATTTTGGTCATGTGGACCATAGTCCTGATTCCCCACATTGTGGACGTCATTATTCTCATCTTTTCGGTTGAGAGAGCCTATTTCCTACTTTATTTAAAATGTGGCCGAATAAATCTCGGATTCACCCCGGCACAGGAAATTATTCGAGTTTTTTCAAATGCTTTTACTTTTTCCTTGGTCGGACTAATCATCATATTCACCTATGCCAAGATCATGATggtggctgtgaagatgaactccgGTAAAGCCTCAGCCTCCAAAGCTGGGAAAACCATCATACTCCACGCGTTTCAGCTCCTGCTGTGCATGACGTCTCTTACCTACAGAATTGTGGAAATGCAGTTCTTAGATAATATAGTACTGCTGGCCATCATCATTTTTTGCTTTTTCATGTGTCTTCCGAGGCTTATTAGTCCTTTGATATACGGTATAAGGGATGAGCTGTTCTCTAgtaacatgaaaaaatattttttctgcaatAGGCTGAAGATGTCTTTTAGAAAGTCTTAA